The window ggtgaaatgttgcgcgttcgctatgctagggacgcgcgGCGGGCGAACGGACTGCATACTCAGATTCGTctcatcgttttgagcaactttcatgtacacagtattttcatccgagttatggattattttatattaattttcaaagttttaatttatttcctgaaattattttaattcaaaaaatgaatTTAATGCGTAAGCCTGATGAATTTAattcgggtctgccacattcagattcgtatgtattttgcaaatttctatgtcaacatccTTGACCTTCTCACGAATGCAGTTGAAGCGTCGCTTAATGTGTCACAAAAGATTGTCATCGGCCCTGATGCActcggtattacacctagatcagatatggactccttcatcaagactcctttttgcgctgcttttgaagcagctatgtactccacttcacagcgCAGCAAATAGCCGCAAAACCAACCCAGAACATTTGCTTGGTGGCCACAACAAGGCCACTAGCGAGAATTCTAAGTTTAGAGAAGGAGGAGGAGTTCCATGGTACCCGAAGCCAGGACCTGATACAACACGAGACCACCTTGGCCAGGATGAATTTAAAAAAGATATGGTTCGTGTCCTCCAACTCGCCACACAGCGCACAACAATCGGAACCCGGTCCGTTACGTTTACGAATTTGATTAGCCACAGGCAGCCTTCCTCTATAGGCCTGCCATAAAAAAACCTTAATCTTGGGAGGAATCCAGGCATGCCAGATTAGCTTAAACTTAGTAGTAGGGGTGCCGGATATGAGCTTAGCATATAGAGATTTAATAGAAAAATGCCCAGAGGAGAAATGGGGCCATACCACCGAGTCCTCCTCCTCTAAGAGAACGAGAATGCAGGCAACAAGACACTGCCAATCATTAGACTCTTCAGGATACAGAGAACGTCGGAGGTCCAGGTCCCAATTATTATCAGAGAGCTCAGAGATGGAGATCCCCGTATTCGGGCAATAGGAAAAAGGCACCGGAaaggacacaactagaggagaatcGCCACACCACCAGTCGAGCCAAAAACGAATGGACCTGCCATTACAAACCACAAATTTGACATGGGATTTAAACAGCGGATGGACTTTGACAAGATCTTTCCAGTATTGAGATCCACCCTAGGATGAAGCAAACATGGGGTGCTGGTTGTTTCATATTGGAAGGAAAATTGTCCGATTGTAGGTTGATTAAGGTGTAGCCTGATTAAGGGTGCATTAGTTCTCCATCTCCATGTTGTTTGGCAAAAATGACTGTGAAACATCACATTGGTCGTGAAAAGCTGATGGGGTGATCTCAAGAGAGAAAGTCGATGTAGCTGAATGCCTGAATTACAACTTTTTCGATTGCCTATTAGCCTCATCTCCTACAAGGAAAAGCTGAATTTTCCCGTGCTTATACTCATGTACTACATTAACAGTCTCCTATGCACGCCTTCTTTGTGTTTTTATATAACTACCAAATCATAATGAACACTATGTTATGCTCTCTTTTTTGAAAAGGAGGCttacctccggcctctgcatcaatcgatgcatgcagccatattattaaaatCAAAACAAGGTCTTCAGTTGCACTGAAACTCAAAATATGAGTAAGAAAGATAAACAAATCTGTAAAACACCACACCCGACAAGAAAGCGCCACATCTGGATATAAAAAATGGGCTACGATGCCTACACACCTGGCCTATTATTAGCTCGCCATCCTAATTGGCTGAAGATAgcccgtgctaccgtctcccatcGGCTGCACTCAATAACCATAATCTCCCTGTAGTTCGCATGAGTGAGAAACGACCACATACGGGTCCAGGTTGTagctctgtagataacctgcaaaaaaatagtgaattttgtcccattaaaaatcatatcatttcgaGTGTTCCATATAGCCCGTAATAGTGCATATATTCCTATCCGAATATGTTTAGTTGTGTGTATGTCTACTCCattaagccacgtcccaaataacgtgttgatacTCATTGGAGGATTAACGTTAAAATCTATATGAATGGATCGCCATAACAGTTTTGCAAGTGGACAttcgagaaagaggtgtttaattgtctcgttttgatcacaaaaacaacatctAGATTGACCGACCCAATTCCTTTTCATCAGATTATCTTTGGTCAAGATGACTCCtctgtggacaaaccacataaagatCTTGACGCGGAGTGGAACTTTAATCTTCCATATGTGCAAAGACCTTGACAATGGCCCGGAATCAATGAAGTCCAAATACATGGATTTGACAGAGAATACTCCGTTCGTGGTTAACTTCCAACTAATTGTATCCGCCTGCGTACCAGGTGTAACCATGCATTCCAACGTTCCCCTACAAGAGATCTCCTAAATTGGATATTAAGTGGTACTGAGTTTAATACTGTGGCGACATAATCTTCCTTATGTTGCACAATATTGTATTATATAGAGAGGGGTGTTGTAAGGCCAGGGGCGTCTCCCCTAGCCAAGTGTCCTCCCAAAACCTAGTAGAAGTACCACTGCCTATTAGGAACTTCACCCATTGGAAGAAAGTTAATTTTGTCTTCATTAACCCTTTCCAAAAGGGTGAGCCTATTGGTCTTGTATTCACCTGGGCCAAAGTCTTAGTATGTAGGTATTTATTCCGCAAGATTTGTACCCACATGCCTTCGGTCTCCGTCGATAATCTGTATAACCATTTGCTAAGTAAACATCTATTCTTTACCTCTAAATTCTTGATCCCTAACCCACCCTGGTCTTTGGGTCTACACATAATATCCCATCTAGCCAGTCTATATTTCTTCTTGGCCTCGTTGCTTTGCCAGAAGAAACGGGATTTGTAAAAGTCCAATCTTTTCCGTACCCCTACCAGTACTTCAAAGAAATATTAGGAGGAACATTGGCAAACTCGTCAAAATCGAGTTAATCAACACCAACCTTCCTCCGTAagacatgagtttgcccttccagcagctcaattttttttcaaatctaTCTTCTATACATTTCCATTCTTTGTTTGTTAACCGTCTATGGTGAATTGGGATCCCTAGATAACGAAATGGTAGGGATCCCATTTCACAACCAAATAAGCTTCTGTAAGTATCATGTTCTTCTTTAGCTCTCCCAAAGAAGAACAGTTCACTTTTATTGAAATTGATTTTGAGCCCGGACAATTGCTCGAAAAGGCATAAAATAAGCTTCATATTCCTAGCTTTTGCAAGATCGTGTTCCATGAAAATAATAGTATCATCCATGTATTGTAAGACGGAGACGCCCCCCTCTACAAGATGGCGAATGAGACCTCCTACTTGGCCACTCTCTTTAGCCTGACTAATAAGTACTGCCAACATATCCGCTATGATATTAAACATCACAGGAGACATGGAGTCTCCTTATCTTAGTCCCTTACGAGTTTGGAAATAATGACCGGTGTCATCATTGACCTTTATCCCGACACTGCCTTTCTCTATGAATGAATCCACTTGAGACCTCCAGGTATCATTGAATCCCTTCATACGTAATGCTTACTGTAGGaagggccatttgaccttatcatatgctttttcaaaatccactttgaagacaACCCCATAGAGTTTCTTCGAGTGGATTTCATGCAACGTTTCATGTAGGACTACCACCCCTTCTAGGATTTGTCGTCCTGTCATGAAAGCGGTTTGAGTGGGTTGCACAACCGAATGTGCAACCTGCATCAACCTATTCGTGCCAACCTTTGTAAAGATCTTAAAGCTTACATTGAGAAGACATATTGGTATAAACTGCTCAATGCGAACGGCTTCCACCTTCTTTGGCAACAATGTTATTGTTCCAAAATTGAGGTGGAACAAATTTAAGTGTCCTTCAAATAAATCATGGAACATAGGCATGAGATCACTCTTTATGATATGCCAACAACTTTGATAGAATTCGGCTGGAAACCCATCTGGAACGGACGCTTTATTATGTTTCATTTGTGTTATGGCATCGAACACCTCTTTCTCAGTGAACGGGGCAGACAACACCTCATTCTCTTCTAAGTTGAGTTGTGATATGTCCCCGGTCACATTCTCATCAAGAGAGACAAAATTTTCTTCGGGTGCTCCGAAAAGTTTCTTGTAATATTCGGAAATGTATAGTTTTAGATTCTCCTGTCCTACAATGTACCCTCATCTTGTTCTAGTTGCATTATCTTTTTCTTCCTATGCTTCCCATtagcaatcatgtgaaagaattgcGTATTATCATCCCCTTGGACAATTTTAGACACTTTTTTCTCTAAGCGCCCATTTCATCTCCTCTTCTCTCATGAGGGTTTGCAACTTCTTCTCGGCCTCATTCTTAATATCTCTCTCAGAAGTATTAAGAAGGATCGATTCTGCTTTCACATCAAGTTCATTAATAATTCTTATCAATCTTTCCTTTTCCACTTTATATAAACCAATTTGGTGTTTGGCCCAGCCTCTCAAAAACTGGCGCAGATGTCTAATTTTGTTTTGCCATCTCTCCACACTagaagaccccccccccccatgtCTCTGGACCATTCAGTCGCAATGAGCTCTGTAAATCCTTCCCTCTCAAACCATCCCAGTTCGAAAGAAAAAGTATTTTTGTTTCCCACATGGGTCGCTTCCTCAGAATCAACCAATAGTGGGGTGGGGTCAGAGATGGCCCTCTGTAAGGCCTAAACCGTAACCAGTGGATATTTTTGTTCCCACTCGACACTGGAGAGAACCCTGTCCAATTTCTCATAAGTAGGAACCGGCAAAGAATAGGCCCACGTGAATTGCCTACTAGTGAGGTCAATCTCCCTCAAATTAAGGCTATCAATTATCATATTAAACATGAATGACCATCTCCCATcgaagttgtcattatttttttcctCTTGTCTTTTAATGATATTAAAATCTCCCCCAACCAAAATGGGCAACCGTTCATCCCCACAGATTCGAACTAGATCCGCGAGGAATTCAGGTTTAAGCTCTAGCTGAGCTGCGCCATATACGGCCACCAAAGCCCATCAGAAACCATCAATTTTCAACCTTACACGAAATTTGACAGCAAAATCACCGTGGATCTCCCAAGTAGTATCCCTCAGGATCTCCCACTTGGAGGTAGACAGTGCCAGTcaaattcaccccccccccccagaaATGGTGTTGAGAAACTGAGGAGTGAAATTATCTCTACCCGTCTCCATCAAAGCCATAAAATCTAATTTTTGTTCTACTGATGTATCACTAAGGAATCTCCTTTAGCCAAGTccgctagacctctgctattccagaatatccctttcatatttcatcatggaatttttttcttttgtttgactCTCGCACTCCGATGAACCGCCGATGTAGGATAAACCTTCCTCTTCCAGTTTCTTTTGGGTTTATCCTTCATGTCCTCAACATGTTGAACATCGGTGACAGAAGTGGCCTCCGGTTGCAAAGGGGCCACACATACCCCTTTGTAACCATATCCTCCTCCTCGGCGTCCAAGCCCTCCATGGGGACTAAATCCTCACAGAGATTCTGAAGCCCATTTACTCAAAGATCATTCATATCTACCTCATTCATAGGTTTTGCCGCTGCTAGATGTCGTATTAAATCCATAGCTCTATCAGTCTCTAAGTATAGTAAGTCATTAATCGATTTTGTAGTTTCTTTGTCATTACTACCAAGAGAAATCCCTAAGTTGTTGGCTTTATCAATAATATCGTGTTCTGAAAAGTGAAGAATTGAACAACTTGTATTAACTGGCATACCTGTATGAACTTCGATGTCTCGAGCTTGGCGGCCCTCATGGCACGCCCATCTGTATGTCATCCACGTCCGGCTGATCCTGTATCCGATGGCTAAAGCACCTGTCACCAGACAAAGGGTCCGGAACACCTCCAAAAGCGATCACGTCCTCCAGAGCGACTCATGTAGGGCTATGGCCGCCTGCCGTATGCCCAACTGAGTCAGAAGCGATGGGTGACATCCCGGGCTGGACCGTCGGTGAAGCATCAGCCAGGGTGTCAGAACCAGTACCAATCTGATCTGCATCACTGACCAGCGTGGACACCACCTGTGTTGAGCCAGTCTCAAGAGGCGACTGAGGAGTCGCAGGAAACCGGGCACCCTCCAGCTGAGAAGGAGGGGTGTCTGTCATCTCAGGAGTGACTCGCCTCTCCTGCGGTGACAGCTGTGGTACGTCCTCAACCACCGTCTGTCTGTGATGATCCTGAACCACCTCCAAAGGAAATCCAACATAAGAATCCTCCATCTCCACGTGATCACTCCACAAGCGACTAGGCGCGGATGTCGCCTGGAACGAACCAAACCTGAGAGAAGCCGCCGGAGTGGACAAGGAGGCCGACCCCTTGTCTGCCCCCGCCTCAGTCGACTGCGAGGATTTACCAGCCGGCGCCTTCTTCCCAGACATGTCCTTGGGATTTCCGTCCATCCCCTGGTAACCATTCCCGTCTCCATCACCATCCTTGGTCGTGTCAACATCCATGTCCCCAATGTTACTATCTGCAAGAGGAGTCTCCTCAACCTCAACATCCAAATCATAGCTCAGACCATCATATGACCATGGCACAAAATCCAGGATATATTTCGCCCTCACCACACCAACGAGTATCCTGGCAACTCCATGCATATGGGTATATGGCATATCAACCTTCTCTGTTTTACCAAACAAAGACCCAAGACTGGAGACAATAAGAAAGTAATTAAGCAAAGTCTCCGGAACACCGTTGAGTCTCACCCAAACGTTCTCCAGCGGTACCCCTGTCGGCTTAGGTCTTGCACACTTgtcaaactcgaggacacacatgcTCTCGGGCACCCTACCGAGTCCACACTTAAGCAAATGATTGAGATCCTCTCTCCTAGGGAACTCAACCATGTAGAGTTGATCCTCTACCCTGACAGGAGACCAGTGAAAGGACTCAGACACCAGCCGTCTGAGCTGTCGACACACCTGTTCCACTGTCAAAGTCCCTTTAGTCACCCTGACCAGACTAAATCTCGAGCTCTCCGATGTGGGGGTCACCGAGATCGTACGTGAAGTCTCAAAGAACATAagctgattgttgcagacaccataAATATTCACGACAGGTGTGGGTACTAGAAGCAACGGACAATCGTCAGATGAGTGTCCCGGCTTCAAGCAGATGTCACATAACACTTCTGTACATTCAATCACAAAGTGACCTGGGAGTCCACAACGATAACAAGTCATCTTTTCTTTCTTGCGTGCCGCCTTATTAGCTCTCATGTTTTCAGCTTTGTCACTACCTTTGTTGCTCATCCCATCTCTGTCATCGGTGGGCGTTGTGGTCGGCACTGACACCGCCGCCAATGTCGTAACCGCCGCCATCGCAGCATCAGGCAAAGAAGCCGTGGAAGTAGAAGCAGTGGGCACGGCCGTCTTCACCGCCCCACCGCCAGTCTTTGCCATTTTGATTGTCGGCTGCTTAGGGTAAACCTTGGGGGCATACGGGCGACGTGGAGGAGGGTTTCGGCCATCCCCTCCCCAACCTCCCCGCTGACGATAATGAGGCCCTGTGGCACCCTCGACAAACTCGCCGGGCGGAGGATTGAAATTTCGCTGCCACTGGTTGCTGCCATAACCTCTTCCTCCCCCGTTATTCCATTGGTTTCAACCATTACGATAGCCCTGATAGCCACCATCAATGCCACGTCCACCTCCATATCTGCCACGACCACCATTGAAACCACCACGGCCCTGAGCATAATCACCATGGCCACCGCCTTCGGGAGCAGCTCCAGAATCAGCACGTCCGCGCCGCCGTACACTCCGCTGCCACCGGCGGATCCCGTGTGAGCCGTTGCATGGTTCTGCCCGGCCTCACCTGCCCCGTGCCCCACACCGTCTCCACCACGCGGAGCAGCAGGTGGCTTTGGCGGCTGTTGTGCTGGGAACCGTAGGGGTGGGCGGGAGTCACCTCGCCCAGCCATGGTCGCCGGCGGGACTCGCCGCGCTCTGCCCATCAGCGAAGGGAAGCCCGTCGCCGGCCTCCGCCGAACCCTAGTTGTGTCCTCGTCGCTAGCCAACGTACGTGGATGTTCTGGATTCTCGACCGAAGGAACTAAAACGTACTACGCCGCATCGTCGACCGAACCAGACCGGGCCGCATACCCGTCTGATCCTGTCCTGTCGATCAGGCTTTCGCGCTGGGCCACATACCCAGGTGAGGTGGGCCCACCTGCTGAGAGAAGCCCATCGGCGCCCAATAAGCTTTTCAAACGAGCCGTTCTCGTAGATCGGATCCCGAGCACCGGTGATTCTTGCTTGAACGCCGCCGGCGCCGTCTGCGTCCGGCCAGCCGACACCCGGTGCCCCTTCTTCTTCCTGACGACCGTAGTCCATGAATCCGGACGCAGCGGACCTTGGGGAAGGGGCCCTTCTATGGCCGAACTGCCGACGACGTCGTCCTCCGATGAACGACTCGTCGGATCATCTCCGTCGCCTCTCCCGCGTGTAGCCCTGCCCTTGCTGGATCGTCGCCCGGTAACACGTCTTGAACGATCGCCGCCACATCCTCCTTGTTGTAGTCGGAGTTGAGTAATTCACAGACCCAATCGGACGGCGTCGGCGAAGCCTCCGGCAGCGAACTGCCCGCTTCATCATCCTCGCTGTGGTCCTCGCTATCGGCCAGCGCCCAAAAACGCCCTCCGACATGCCGCCGGCCACTCGGGGTGGATCCCAGTCGCGCACGGGGCGGTCGCCTCTCCGGGCTGATCCAAAGTTATAGCAAATGCATTGCCCGCTGTTATCATGTGTACGCTTTGTGCTTTCAATGATGCAACTTCTAAGGAACATCTAGCAATGTCTCAAACTCCTGATTCAATCCCCTCAAGTGTGAGACATAAAGATAGAACCAAATTCAAGTTAAAACCCAAGTTTGACAAACCCAATCCTCTCCCACCGCTGCACTACTAGAATCTTTTATAGTCGTCCAATATGTAGGCGCTTTATACAAATGTAACTTTAATGCTTTTGTGCCACTATGTTTTATGACTATATATTTAtaaaaattctttcatcgttggaaaAATATATTGACACAACAACACGTGCCATCAATGATCTTGTGGATGTATACAAATGACTTTCCTACACGTATACAGTATCTACACATTTACACATGATGAGCTGCGCATCGTCGTTGACCAGGCCGGCTACTCGTTCCAGTCAGCCGGCCGCCGCCGTTGATCGTCGTACCAGCACATACTGCTGAGACCAACGAGCACCTCGACGATGGCAGCGTCCGCCTTCCGACGGTCCGCGAAATGCAGCGTCTGCACCATCGGCGCGCGCGGCTGCATGCTGAACCGTTGCTTCCGCTCCATGCTCCTCTCGTCCTGCCACCGCAGCGTGTCATGCGCCATTGGCCCCAACCACCGCAGCACTCCGTCCACGGCGTCCATCGCTGTCGCGGCGGCCTCCTCGTCCACCTGCCCTCCTCTCAGCCTCTCCCTCAGCTTCTCATTCACTGCCGCGCGTATGGTCACGGGCAGCATCTTGTACAGCTCGTCTCTCATCGCCAGCTCCGTCATCCCGTCATGCGCCTCCTCATTGCGGATCGCCGGCCTCAGCACCTTGAGCAGCGTCTCGGCGGACAAGATCACGTTCGCGTAACGCAGTTCCATCCCCGAGCCGCCGACGGTGGTCGCAGGCGGCTTGAGTGACTCTGACGATGTCGAGGCCGTGTCTTTTTGTCGGAAGATCGGAGCCGAGTGCCGGATCGCCGCGTCGGGCGCCGTCGACTGGTGCATGGGGCCAGACGAGTGGCCGAGCGCCCATCCCCGGCCTGTCAACGGAGGTGGCAATCCCGGCACTAACGCGCCGAAGGCAAGGGAGACGCGCGCGAGCACGGCGAGCACCGACTTGGCCATGAGCTTGGCCACCTTGTGGGCGGCGACGCTCCAGAGCGAGCCCTCCGTGAGTCGCCGCACCTTCTGCCGCTGCAACCTGAGCTCGCCCATCAGCTTCTCGCTTGGCTCGTCCGCGGGCTGCCGCTTGGAGGACTGCACGGGGATGGGCCCGCTGTGCTGCTTCCACTGCTCCATCCGCCGCTCCGACGCCTCCAGCTCGGTGAGCGCGTCCATCTCCGCGTACAGCTTCGCCGTGGCGGCCACGTGCCGCTCCATCTTCTTGAACCGCTTCCCGGCGCCCCTGGAGAACCCGACGGTGGCGTCCAGCCGCGCGAGGCCGGCTCCCCGCTTCGCGTCGGCGTAGACGCGGTCGAAGTTGTGGAGGAAGGGCGCGTCCGGCAGCCCGCGGCAGCGCGCCCCGAGGCGCGCGGCGTCGTCGGCGGCGCGGTCGAGGCCCGCCATGAGCTCGGCGCACGTGAGGCGGAGCAGGCGGGACTGGTCCGTGGACGTGAGGCGCGCGACGCCCTCGGCGCGCAGCACGTCGGCGCGGAGCCTCCTGACCTCCGCGTCGGAGAGCGAGAGGTGGAGCGAGACCAGGCGCGACATGGCCGCCGCGGCCTCGAAGGCCAGGATGCCGAGCCCGTCCTGCCTGGCGCCGCCGCCGAGCCGAGACCGCAGGCCGGCCAGCCATGACCTGGCCATGACAAAACTCCTCCACACAAACGCGCGCGCGCAGTAGACCGATCGAAAACCAAAGAAGGAAGCAAACTGTAGCTATGTTCGCTGTTGACTGACTGAGGTTGCCGCAGCCGCAGCCTGCAAGTAGTTATAGGAGAGATAAAGATATCAGAATCGGTGCAGGAACGTTCGAGGCGAGACGGCGCAGGATCATGCGTACGACGGATGATAAACCCGGAGAGGATTTGCTCATCCAGCAGATACCGCGTTTAACAGCGAAGAGCTACGCCAGCGCCAGCACGCGAAGAAGACGAAGGAAGCATGTGTGCTCGTCTGTGGATGGAGGATTAGGGGAAGGTGCGTGTTTAACTAAACGCAGTCGGCAGCGCGACGCGGCCGGGTCAGGAGATGAGAAGTCGTCCACGCACGTAGCCGGAAAATCACGAGCAAGTGTCCCATGTGCGATGTGCCTGCAGCAATCCTGCCGTCCCGATTAGACTACTGGTGGTGGAAGGAAGTTCAGTGCCGTCTGGTGGATAGAGCCGGAGACTTGCCCCCGCCAGGTCGTCGACGGCGACGCCCCTTTCCCCTCTTCCCGCTTGGCCTGGAATATGCATGTCCGATGACCGGTAAGGCACGGTGCGTCGTCGCCTCGGTGGCCTAGTGGTTCCCGTATAGGATGAAAACGGAGGGGAAACGAACGGAACTAGTGCTACCATATTTGTTTTCATACATTTTTGCAGAAACGGAAATGAATACAAAAACCTTGAAAATGAATATGGAAACAGATACTACTGAAAACGGATACGGAGTGAATACAAAACGGACACGGAAACAAAAGAGGGCATTTGACCGGAAGCTAAAAAAACCCTTAAACCTTAGAGAAATACACACAAAACATAAGTAAATTTAATAAATTGTTAATATGGCTATAAAAGAATATCATTATGTTAGTAACTTAGCGTAGTATCGTAGTAGTACTGGACAATTACGTATAGGGTCAAGCTGAGTACATGTGTAGTAGTAAATGTTGGGCTAAAATGATTCATTCTACTCATTGTATACTTGTGTGTTGTTTAGTGGTTGAATTATAAAGTAGCCATATGTCTATAGTAAAAACGAAAATTCCATATTCACGAAAACGGAAAGTTCCGTTTCCACGCCTGTTTGACCGGAAAATACCATTCCGTTTTTGTTTCCGTTTCCACATAAAAAAAATTCACTTCCACTTCCGTTTTGCAAATTTTCGGTTTTCGTTTTTATATTTCCTCTCCGTTTCCATTATTCCTCCAGAAAAGCGGAAAGTTTTCACTCTATTTTCATCCCTATTCTCGCATGTGGTTGTATAGTGGAGGACCCGCTTTGCTACAGCAGTGGTACCGTGGTACGCCTTCTGTACGTCTTTTTCTCGGCTAATAACTgtagtttgaattattattttgctGGAACGCTAAACGTCGGTTTTCAATCAGTGCCACGGTAAGTGCTCGTTCTCCACAGATTTGAATTACCACCAGGAGGGCTCATTGAACGATTTGATAGTAACCTGCCTGTTCCCTACACAATACGGCAGGAgctatgttagagcatctccaacgtgGATCACTAAAACGATCATAAATTGTCTCTAACGACGAACAGTCCGGACACTTCCAGGTCTTCAACACGGGCATAAAATTGGGCCGGACCCCTCTAGACGTCTGAAACCCTGCAGCCCTGCTTCAAATAGAGGGGAGCTCTTGGGGAGTAGGCCCCCCCGCCACTTAAAACCCCACTTGAAACCCGAGTATTTTCATAATCCTGCCACATCAAAAGATACAACGGCCTAAGCGACCAGACTTAACATAAATGTAGCCACTGGAACCATTCTAAAAAGGGAGAAGTTAGCACTACTCGATGAAATATGTTCCTTTAGAGTCATTTTCAAACCATCTACTAGAGGTTGTAACCTTTTCGCGCCAAAGCCTTCCTCTCGACCCTAATCTCCTCCGCCACCGCCGAGATGGATCTGTTGGAGCCGTTCATGATGTTCATCATCCCGCAAGACACACACAAGCCCGTCCGCTGCCTAGCTGCAGAATGGCAAGGACGGCCTACGAGATAGAGAGGGCCGCCAAGAAGGCGGCGACCTGACCACTCATGCAGCTACCGCCCGGCCGTCAGCATCCTTCCCTCCCCTCTCCCCAGTTCAAGCTAATGTACTACTATGTCGGCCATCTAAACAGTTAGCCCGAGACACAGTCGCCGAAACACTCCACCACCTTTGGACGCCTTCCACCATACACCATCGACATCAATACGGACTACACGGTCATGGAGACGTAGTCGTCACAGCTCTTCCGGTCATGGTTTCCTTCTAAGGAGCCCTCGTCCAGCGGTGCCTGGCCACCGT is drawn from Triticum dicoccoides isolate Atlit2015 ecotype Zavitan chromosome 4A, WEW_v2.0, whole genome shotgun sequence and contains these coding sequences:
- the LOC119285252 gene encoding protein PSK SIMULATOR 2-like, which produces MARSWLAGLRSRLGGGARQDGLGILAFEAAAAMSRLVSLHLSLSDAEVRRLRADVLRAEGVARLTSTDQSRLLRLTCAELMAGLDRAADDAARLGARCRGLPDAPFLHNFDRVYADAKRGAGLARLDATVGFSRGAGKRFKKMERHVAATAKLYAEMDALTELEASERRMEQWKQHSGPIPVQSSKRQPADEPSEKLMGELRLQRQKVRRLTEGSLWSVAAHKVAKLMAKSVLAVLARVSLAFGALVPGLPPPLTGRGWALGHSSGPMHQSTAPDAAIRHSAPIFRQKDTASTSSESLKPPATTVGGSGMELRYANVILSAETLLKVLRPAIRNEEAHDGMTELAMRDELYKMLPVTIRAAVNEKLRERLRGGQVDEEAAATAMDAVDGVLRWLGPMAHDTLRWQDERSMERKQRFSMQPRAPMVQTLHFADRRKADAAIVEVLVGLSSMCWYDDQRRRPADWNE